A section of the Drosophila sechellia strain sech25 chromosome 3L, ASM438219v1, whole genome shotgun sequence genome encodes:
- the LOC6616548 gene encoding SRSF protein kinase 2 isoform X2, producing MAGLIGAANGKHHHPHLISPTHTSLPAGICSSDSGISTLSAISPPLSTSTTTASGAGGGVGGSGGSPQLRTSPALSMLGSATATASGVTASSGCGLTAGILGPAASIDLGSSPLSHRNYSNSLKGFSFRRSFDDKIITPPYLSRAPAYTHGIPYPHFHGTQPAATTPHHLHLHHHGNGTAAGSGSGVGSASGTGSGSGAGGLYQQPLSLASMTAALPLAPLYGSPLSLPLTSSQSTTKLSYRDDFLQQIGYLPTTRIYSTPTSIVDEDKAQQDFLSLSLSPPLNRRRDMPALRGPFVSLSEPRGTLSTTDEIYPDSSDSSLYVSDEEQEDASQYCRGGYHPVVIGDIFDNRFRVVRKLGWGHFSTVWLCRDLKDEKYVALKVVKSAPHYIETAADEIRLLEAIRDADPMDVKRERIVRLMNHFTVRGVNGMHTCLVFEALGCSLYKLIVKNNYQGLAIAQVRNIIRQVLEGLDYLHSKCSIIHTDIKPENILLVIDNAAAMNQQIDDEINSLRVKGADFPDSYISSIEKQTKSRAKWPLIEPNGSTNTNTNTSNSTATNSNSSTPLAAVIMSTLDKEDTTTTTSSTLNSNTTSSLASKYSSLLGDSECNGGLGGSANINNRYRAEKKITAKSSGDCDEDAESDTLGEQSTLASTMDSPTDLDPEPELDSKPKAEPEPSEGPIPEPTPNSTNSSCPSHNTATTAKSKINSNILSTCTSLTSTNEYSLTNTNTTTASTPSAPPSATPSSAPALASATPPSTCTPSFTQIAPPATAPATSTTCTTSVELYNGDHKTTSTSTISTSNATSSATTTTATTTTAIAKLNVHANAIPSQNQSQSGQNNTYTIQSLIDNSNVRVKIADLGNACYDYHHFTEDIQTRQYRSIEVLLGAPYNYTADIWSTACLAFELATGDYLFDPHAGESYSRDEDHLAHIVELLGSIPQSVILRGKHGLKYFTSYGSLRNITKLKPWSLMNVLVEKYDWDPVEAKKFSDFLLPMLEYNPVIRASAAECLQHPWLEQEEFV from the exons ATGGCCGGCCTCATCGGCGCCGCAAATGGCaaacaccaccacccacacctCATCTCGCCCACCCACACGTCCCTGCCGGCCGGCATATGCAGCAGTGACAGCGGCATCTCCACTCTGAGTGCCATCTCGCCGCCGCTCTCCACCTCGACCACCACGGCCTCCGGTGCAGGCGGAGGAGTGGGCGGCAGCGGAGGCAGCCCCCAGCTGCGCACCTCACCTGCGCTGAGTATGCTGGGTAGCGCCACGGCGACGGCCAGCGGAGTTACCGCCTCCTCAGGATGCGGTCTTACTGCCGGGATCCTGGGCCCGGCGGCCAGCATTGACCTGGGCAGCTCGCCGCTTTCGCACCGAAACTACAGCAACTCACTGAAGGGCTTTAGTTTCCGTCGCAGCTTCGACGACAAGATCATCACTCCGCCGTACTTGTCGCGCGCTCCAGCCTACACCCACGGCATTCCCTATCCGCATTTTCACGGTACCCAGCCGGCGGCCACCACGCCGCACCACCTCCACCTACACCACCATGGCAACGGCACAGCTGCGGGATCAGGATCCGGTGTGGGATCGGCGTCGGGAACGGGATCTGGCAGCGGTGCAGGAGGACTCTACCAGCAGCCTCTGTCGCTGGCCTCGATGACGGCGGCCCTGCCACTGGCGCCGCTCTACGGATCCCCGCTGTCCCTGCCGCTGACCTCCTCTCAGTCCACCACCAAGCTCTCCTACCGCGACGACTTTCTGCAGCAGATTGGCTATCTGCCAACTACGCGCATCTACAGCACCCCGACCAGCATCGTCGACGAGGACAAGGCCCAGCAGGACTTCCTCTCGCTGTCGCTATCGCCGCCGCTCAACCGACGGCGGGATATGCCGGCACTGCGCGGCCCATTCGTCAGTCT ATCGGAGCCCCGCGGAACCCTCAGTACGACCGACGAAATTTACCCGGACTCGTCCGACAGCAGTCTTTACGTTTCAGACGAGGAGCAGGAAGACGCCTCTCAGTATTGCCGCGGTGGGTACCATCCAGTAGTCATCGGAGACATATTTGACAACCGGTTTCGAGTGGTCAGAAAACTGGGCTGGGGCCATTTTTCCACTGTCTGGCTTTGCCGGGATCTCAA AGACGAGAAGTACGTGGCCCTCAAGGTTGTTAAGAGTGCTCCGCATTACATAGAGACGGCAGCGGACGAGATCCGGCTCCTGGAAGCTATCCGTGACGCAGACCCCATGGACGTTAAGCGGGAGCGGATCGTGCGGCTGATGAACCACTTCACGGTGCGCGGTGTGAATGGAATGCACACCTGCCTGGTTTTCGAGGCCCTGGGCTGCAGCTTGTACAAGCTAATAGTGAAGAACAACTACCAGGGTCTGGCCATCGCGCAGGTGCGCAACATAATCCGCCAGGTTCTGGAGGGACTCGACTACCTGCACAGCAAGTGTAGCATCATACACACGGACATTAAGCCGGAGAACATCCTGCTGGTGATCGATAATGCCGCCGCGATGAACCAGCAGATCGACGATGAGATCAACAGTCTGCGCGTGAAGGGTGCCGACTTCCCCGACTCGTACA TCAGCTCCATCGAAAAGCAGACCAAGTCGCGGGCCAAGTGGCCACTGATCGAGCCAAATGGATCGACCAACACCAACACGAACACTAGCAACAGCACGGCGACCAATTCCAATTCGTCGACTCCGCTGGCCGCCGTGATCATGTCCACGCTGGACAAGGAGGACACCACGACAACCACCTCGTCCACGCTCAATTCCAACACCACATCATCGCTGGCCTCCAAGTACTCCAGTCTGTTGGGGGACAGCGAGTGCAACGGAGGCCTCGGTGGATCAGCGAACATAAACAACCGCTACCGAGCCGAGAAGAAAATCACTGCCAAG TCTTCTGGGGATTGCGACGAAGATGCCGAGTCCGACACGCTGGGCGAGCAGAGCACCTTGGCGAGCACCATGGATTCGCCCACCGATCTCGATCCCGAACCCGAActcgattccaagcccaaggcCGAGCCCGAGCCCAGTGAAGGACCGATCCCAGAG CCCACCCCGAACTCCACCAATAGCTCCTGCCCCTCCCACAACACAGCCACGACAGCCAAGTCCAAGATCAACTCGAATATTCTGAGCACGTGCACGTCCTTGACATCGACCAACGAATACAGTCTCACCAACACGAACACCACTACAGCCTCCACACCAAGCGCCCCTCCAAGTGCCACTCCCTCCTCCGCCCCTGCCTTAGcctctgccacgccccccagcACGTGCACGCCCTCGTTCACGCAAATAGCTCCTCCTGCAACTGCTCCAGCTACCAGTACAACCTGTACAACATCAGTCGAGCTCTATAATGGCGATCATAAAACAACAAGCACATCAACAATATCAACATCCAATGCGACATCctccgcaacaacaacaaccgcgACAACGACAACAGCTATCGCTAAACTAAATGTCCATGCCAATGCCATTCCTTCGCAGAACCAAAGTCAGAGTGGCCAGAACAACACCTACACGATCCAGTCGCTCATCGACAACAGCAACGTTCGGGTGAAGATCGCCGACTTGGGGAACGCCTGCTACGAC TACCATCACTTCACTGAAGACATTCAGACTCGCCAGTATCGATCAATCGAGGTTCTTTTGGGAGCGCCGTACAATTATACCGCCGACATATGGAGCACAGCCTGTCTGGCCTTCGAGCTGGCCACCGGCGACTATCTGTTCGACCCTCACGCCGGAGAGTCCTACAGTCGGGACGAGGACCACTTGGCGCACATTGTGGAGCTGCTGGGCTCCATACCGCAGTCGGTGATCCTCCGGGGCAAGCACGGGCTGAAGTACTTCACCAGCTATG GTAGCCTGAGGAACATCACCAAGCTGAAGCCCTGGAGTCTGATGAACGTGCTGGTGGAGAAGTACGACTGGGACCCGGTGGAGGCCAAGAAGTTCTCCGACTTTCTGCTGCCCATGCTTGAGTACAATCCGGTCATTCGGGCGTCGGCAGCGGAGTGCCTGCAGCATCCGTGGCTGGAGCAGGAGGAGTTCGTCTAG
- the LOC6616548 gene encoding SRSF protein kinase 2 isoform X1 — protein MAGLIGAANGKHHHPHLISPTHTSLPAGICSSDSGISTLSAISPPLSTSTTTASGAGGGVGGSGGSPQLRTSPALSMLGSATATASGVTASSGCGLTAGILGPAASIDLGSSPLSHRNYSNSLKGFSFRRSFDDKIITPPYLSRAPAYTHGIPYPHFHGTQPAATTPHHLHLHHHGNGTAAGSGSGVGSASGTGSGSGAGGLYQQPLSLASMTAALPLAPLYGSPLSLPLTSSQSTTKLSYRDDFLQQIGYLPTTRIYSTPTSIVDEDKAQQDFLSLSLSPPLNRRRDMPALRGPFVSLSEPRGTLSTTDEIYPDSSDSSLYVSDEEQEDASQYCRGGYHPVVIGDIFDNRFRVVRKLGWGHFSTVWLCRDLKDEKYVALKVVKSAPHYIETAADEIRLLEAIRDADPMDVKRERIVRLMNHFTVRGVNGMHTCLVFEALGCSLYKLIVKNNYQGLAIAQVRNIIRQVLEGLDYLHSKCSIIHTDIKPENILLVIDNAAAMNQQIDDEINSLRVKGADFPDSYISSIEKQTKSRAKWPLIEPNGSTNTNTNTSNSTATNSNSSTPLAAVIMSTLDKEDTTTTTSSTLNSNTTSSLASKYSSLLGDSECNGGLGGSANINNRYRAEKKITAKSSGDCDEDAESDTLGEQSTLASTMDSPTDLDPEPELDSKPKAEPEPSEGPIPEQPTPNSTNSSCPSHNTATTAKSKINSNILSTCTSLTSTNEYSLTNTNTTTASTPSAPPSATPSSAPALASATPPSTCTPSFTQIAPPATAPATSTTCTTSVELYNGDHKTTSTSTISTSNATSSATTTTATTTTAIAKLNVHANAIPSQNQSQSGQNNTYTIQSLIDNSNVRVKIADLGNACYDYHHFTEDIQTRQYRSIEVLLGAPYNYTADIWSTACLAFELATGDYLFDPHAGESYSRDEDHLAHIVELLGSIPQSVILRGKHGLKYFTSYGSLRNITKLKPWSLMNVLVEKYDWDPVEAKKFSDFLLPMLEYNPVIRASAAECLQHPWLEQEEFV, from the exons ATGGCCGGCCTCATCGGCGCCGCAAATGGCaaacaccaccacccacacctCATCTCGCCCACCCACACGTCCCTGCCGGCCGGCATATGCAGCAGTGACAGCGGCATCTCCACTCTGAGTGCCATCTCGCCGCCGCTCTCCACCTCGACCACCACGGCCTCCGGTGCAGGCGGAGGAGTGGGCGGCAGCGGAGGCAGCCCCCAGCTGCGCACCTCACCTGCGCTGAGTATGCTGGGTAGCGCCACGGCGACGGCCAGCGGAGTTACCGCCTCCTCAGGATGCGGTCTTACTGCCGGGATCCTGGGCCCGGCGGCCAGCATTGACCTGGGCAGCTCGCCGCTTTCGCACCGAAACTACAGCAACTCACTGAAGGGCTTTAGTTTCCGTCGCAGCTTCGACGACAAGATCATCACTCCGCCGTACTTGTCGCGCGCTCCAGCCTACACCCACGGCATTCCCTATCCGCATTTTCACGGTACCCAGCCGGCGGCCACCACGCCGCACCACCTCCACCTACACCACCATGGCAACGGCACAGCTGCGGGATCAGGATCCGGTGTGGGATCGGCGTCGGGAACGGGATCTGGCAGCGGTGCAGGAGGACTCTACCAGCAGCCTCTGTCGCTGGCCTCGATGACGGCGGCCCTGCCACTGGCGCCGCTCTACGGATCCCCGCTGTCCCTGCCGCTGACCTCCTCTCAGTCCACCACCAAGCTCTCCTACCGCGACGACTTTCTGCAGCAGATTGGCTATCTGCCAACTACGCGCATCTACAGCACCCCGACCAGCATCGTCGACGAGGACAAGGCCCAGCAGGACTTCCTCTCGCTGTCGCTATCGCCGCCGCTCAACCGACGGCGGGATATGCCGGCACTGCGCGGCCCATTCGTCAGTCT ATCGGAGCCCCGCGGAACCCTCAGTACGACCGACGAAATTTACCCGGACTCGTCCGACAGCAGTCTTTACGTTTCAGACGAGGAGCAGGAAGACGCCTCTCAGTATTGCCGCGGTGGGTACCATCCAGTAGTCATCGGAGACATATTTGACAACCGGTTTCGAGTGGTCAGAAAACTGGGCTGGGGCCATTTTTCCACTGTCTGGCTTTGCCGGGATCTCAA AGACGAGAAGTACGTGGCCCTCAAGGTTGTTAAGAGTGCTCCGCATTACATAGAGACGGCAGCGGACGAGATCCGGCTCCTGGAAGCTATCCGTGACGCAGACCCCATGGACGTTAAGCGGGAGCGGATCGTGCGGCTGATGAACCACTTCACGGTGCGCGGTGTGAATGGAATGCACACCTGCCTGGTTTTCGAGGCCCTGGGCTGCAGCTTGTACAAGCTAATAGTGAAGAACAACTACCAGGGTCTGGCCATCGCGCAGGTGCGCAACATAATCCGCCAGGTTCTGGAGGGACTCGACTACCTGCACAGCAAGTGTAGCATCATACACACGGACATTAAGCCGGAGAACATCCTGCTGGTGATCGATAATGCCGCCGCGATGAACCAGCAGATCGACGATGAGATCAACAGTCTGCGCGTGAAGGGTGCCGACTTCCCCGACTCGTACA TCAGCTCCATCGAAAAGCAGACCAAGTCGCGGGCCAAGTGGCCACTGATCGAGCCAAATGGATCGACCAACACCAACACGAACACTAGCAACAGCACGGCGACCAATTCCAATTCGTCGACTCCGCTGGCCGCCGTGATCATGTCCACGCTGGACAAGGAGGACACCACGACAACCACCTCGTCCACGCTCAATTCCAACACCACATCATCGCTGGCCTCCAAGTACTCCAGTCTGTTGGGGGACAGCGAGTGCAACGGAGGCCTCGGTGGATCAGCGAACATAAACAACCGCTACCGAGCCGAGAAGAAAATCACTGCCAAG TCTTCTGGGGATTGCGACGAAGATGCCGAGTCCGACACGCTGGGCGAGCAGAGCACCTTGGCGAGCACCATGGATTCGCCCACCGATCTCGATCCCGAACCCGAActcgattccaagcccaaggcCGAGCCCGAGCCCAGTGAAGGACCGATCCCAGAG CAGCCCACCCCGAACTCCACCAATAGCTCCTGCCCCTCCCACAACACAGCCACGACAGCCAAGTCCAAGATCAACTCGAATATTCTGAGCACGTGCACGTCCTTGACATCGACCAACGAATACAGTCTCACCAACACGAACACCACTACAGCCTCCACACCAAGCGCCCCTCCAAGTGCCACTCCCTCCTCCGCCCCTGCCTTAGcctctgccacgccccccagcACGTGCACGCCCTCGTTCACGCAAATAGCTCCTCCTGCAACTGCTCCAGCTACCAGTACAACCTGTACAACATCAGTCGAGCTCTATAATGGCGATCATAAAACAACAAGCACATCAACAATATCAACATCCAATGCGACATCctccgcaacaacaacaaccgcgACAACGACAACAGCTATCGCTAAACTAAATGTCCATGCCAATGCCATTCCTTCGCAGAACCAAAGTCAGAGTGGCCAGAACAACACCTACACGATCCAGTCGCTCATCGACAACAGCAACGTTCGGGTGAAGATCGCCGACTTGGGGAACGCCTGCTACGAC TACCATCACTTCACTGAAGACATTCAGACTCGCCAGTATCGATCAATCGAGGTTCTTTTGGGAGCGCCGTACAATTATACCGCCGACATATGGAGCACAGCCTGTCTGGCCTTCGAGCTGGCCACCGGCGACTATCTGTTCGACCCTCACGCCGGAGAGTCCTACAGTCGGGACGAGGACCACTTGGCGCACATTGTGGAGCTGCTGGGCTCCATACCGCAGTCGGTGATCCTCCGGGGCAAGCACGGGCTGAAGTACTTCACCAGCTATG GTAGCCTGAGGAACATCACCAAGCTGAAGCCCTGGAGTCTGATGAACGTGCTGGTGGAGAAGTACGACTGGGACCCGGTGGAGGCCAAGAAGTTCTCCGACTTTCTGCTGCCCATGCTTGAGTACAATCCGGTCATTCGGGCGTCGGCAGCGGAGTGCCTGCAGCATCCGTGGCTGGAGCAGGAGGAGTTCGTCTAG
- the LOC6616548 gene encoding SRSF protein kinase 3 isoform X3 yields the protein MAGLIGAANGKHHHPHLISPTHTSLPAGICSSDSGISTLSAISPPLSTSTTTASGAGGGVGGSGGSPQLRTSPALSMLGSATATASGVTASSGCGLTAGILGPAASIDLGSSPLSHRNYSNSLKGFSFRRSFDDKIITPPYLSRAPAYTHGIPYPHFHGTQPAATTPHHLHLHHHGNGTAAGSGSGVGSASGTGSGSGAGGLYQQPLSLASMTAALPLAPLYGSPLSLPLTSSQSTTKLSYRDDFLQQIGYLPTTRIYSTPTSIVDEDKAQQDFLSLSLSPPLNRRRDMPALRGPFVSLSEPRGTLSTTDEIYPDSSDSSLYVSDEEQEDASQYCRGGYHPVVIGDIFDNRFRVVRKLGWGHFSTVWLCRDLKDEKYVALKVVKSAPHYIETAADEIRLLEAIRDADPMDVKRERIVRLMNHFTVRGVNGMHTCLVFEALGCSLYKLIVKNNYQGLAIAQVRNIIRQVLEGLDYLHSKCSIIHTDIKPENILLVIDNAAAMNQQIDDEINSLRVKGADFPDSYISSIEKQTKSRAKWPLIEPNGSTNTNTNTSNSTATNSNSSTPLAAVIMSTLDKEDTTTTTSSTLNSNTTSSLASKYSSLLGDSECNGGLGGSANINNRYRAEKKITAKQPTPNSTNSSCPSHNTATTAKSKINSNILSTCTSLTSTNEYSLTNTNTTTASTPSAPPSATPSSAPALASATPPSTCTPSFTQIAPPATAPATSTTCTTSVELYNGDHKTTSTSTISTSNATSSATTTTATTTTAIAKLNVHANAIPSQNQSQSGQNNTYTIQSLIDNSNVRVKIADLGNACYDYHHFTEDIQTRQYRSIEVLLGAPYNYTADIWSTACLAFELATGDYLFDPHAGESYSRDEDHLAHIVELLGSIPQSVILRGKHGLKYFTSYGSLRNITKLKPWSLMNVLVEKYDWDPVEAKKFSDFLLPMLEYNPVIRASAAECLQHPWLEQEEFV from the exons ATGGCCGGCCTCATCGGCGCCGCAAATGGCaaacaccaccacccacacctCATCTCGCCCACCCACACGTCCCTGCCGGCCGGCATATGCAGCAGTGACAGCGGCATCTCCACTCTGAGTGCCATCTCGCCGCCGCTCTCCACCTCGACCACCACGGCCTCCGGTGCAGGCGGAGGAGTGGGCGGCAGCGGAGGCAGCCCCCAGCTGCGCACCTCACCTGCGCTGAGTATGCTGGGTAGCGCCACGGCGACGGCCAGCGGAGTTACCGCCTCCTCAGGATGCGGTCTTACTGCCGGGATCCTGGGCCCGGCGGCCAGCATTGACCTGGGCAGCTCGCCGCTTTCGCACCGAAACTACAGCAACTCACTGAAGGGCTTTAGTTTCCGTCGCAGCTTCGACGACAAGATCATCACTCCGCCGTACTTGTCGCGCGCTCCAGCCTACACCCACGGCATTCCCTATCCGCATTTTCACGGTACCCAGCCGGCGGCCACCACGCCGCACCACCTCCACCTACACCACCATGGCAACGGCACAGCTGCGGGATCAGGATCCGGTGTGGGATCGGCGTCGGGAACGGGATCTGGCAGCGGTGCAGGAGGACTCTACCAGCAGCCTCTGTCGCTGGCCTCGATGACGGCGGCCCTGCCACTGGCGCCGCTCTACGGATCCCCGCTGTCCCTGCCGCTGACCTCCTCTCAGTCCACCACCAAGCTCTCCTACCGCGACGACTTTCTGCAGCAGATTGGCTATCTGCCAACTACGCGCATCTACAGCACCCCGACCAGCATCGTCGACGAGGACAAGGCCCAGCAGGACTTCCTCTCGCTGTCGCTATCGCCGCCGCTCAACCGACGGCGGGATATGCCGGCACTGCGCGGCCCATTCGTCAGTCT ATCGGAGCCCCGCGGAACCCTCAGTACGACCGACGAAATTTACCCGGACTCGTCCGACAGCAGTCTTTACGTTTCAGACGAGGAGCAGGAAGACGCCTCTCAGTATTGCCGCGGTGGGTACCATCCAGTAGTCATCGGAGACATATTTGACAACCGGTTTCGAGTGGTCAGAAAACTGGGCTGGGGCCATTTTTCCACTGTCTGGCTTTGCCGGGATCTCAA AGACGAGAAGTACGTGGCCCTCAAGGTTGTTAAGAGTGCTCCGCATTACATAGAGACGGCAGCGGACGAGATCCGGCTCCTGGAAGCTATCCGTGACGCAGACCCCATGGACGTTAAGCGGGAGCGGATCGTGCGGCTGATGAACCACTTCACGGTGCGCGGTGTGAATGGAATGCACACCTGCCTGGTTTTCGAGGCCCTGGGCTGCAGCTTGTACAAGCTAATAGTGAAGAACAACTACCAGGGTCTGGCCATCGCGCAGGTGCGCAACATAATCCGCCAGGTTCTGGAGGGACTCGACTACCTGCACAGCAAGTGTAGCATCATACACACGGACATTAAGCCGGAGAACATCCTGCTGGTGATCGATAATGCCGCCGCGATGAACCAGCAGATCGACGATGAGATCAACAGTCTGCGCGTGAAGGGTGCCGACTTCCCCGACTCGTACA TCAGCTCCATCGAAAAGCAGACCAAGTCGCGGGCCAAGTGGCCACTGATCGAGCCAAATGGATCGACCAACACCAACACGAACACTAGCAACAGCACGGCGACCAATTCCAATTCGTCGACTCCGCTGGCCGCCGTGATCATGTCCACGCTGGACAAGGAGGACACCACGACAACCACCTCGTCCACGCTCAATTCCAACACCACATCATCGCTGGCCTCCAAGTACTCCAGTCTGTTGGGGGACAGCGAGTGCAACGGAGGCCTCGGTGGATCAGCGAACATAAACAACCGCTACCGAGCCGAGAAGAAAATCACTGCCAAG CAGCCCACCCCGAACTCCACCAATAGCTCCTGCCCCTCCCACAACACAGCCACGACAGCCAAGTCCAAGATCAACTCGAATATTCTGAGCACGTGCACGTCCTTGACATCGACCAACGAATACAGTCTCACCAACACGAACACCACTACAGCCTCCACACCAAGCGCCCCTCCAAGTGCCACTCCCTCCTCCGCCCCTGCCTTAGcctctgccacgccccccagcACGTGCACGCCCTCGTTCACGCAAATAGCTCCTCCTGCAACTGCTCCAGCTACCAGTACAACCTGTACAACATCAGTCGAGCTCTATAATGGCGATCATAAAACAACAAGCACATCAACAATATCAACATCCAATGCGACATCctccgcaacaacaacaaccgcgACAACGACAACAGCTATCGCTAAACTAAATGTCCATGCCAATGCCATTCCTTCGCAGAACCAAAGTCAGAGTGGCCAGAACAACACCTACACGATCCAGTCGCTCATCGACAACAGCAACGTTCGGGTGAAGATCGCCGACTTGGGGAACGCCTGCTACGAC TACCATCACTTCACTGAAGACATTCAGACTCGCCAGTATCGATCAATCGAGGTTCTTTTGGGAGCGCCGTACAATTATACCGCCGACATATGGAGCACAGCCTGTCTGGCCTTCGAGCTGGCCACCGGCGACTATCTGTTCGACCCTCACGCCGGAGAGTCCTACAGTCGGGACGAGGACCACTTGGCGCACATTGTGGAGCTGCTGGGCTCCATACCGCAGTCGGTGATCCTCCGGGGCAAGCACGGGCTGAAGTACTTCACCAGCTATG GTAGCCTGAGGAACATCACCAAGCTGAAGCCCTGGAGTCTGATGAACGTGCTGGTGGAGAAGTACGACTGGGACCCGGTGGAGGCCAAGAAGTTCTCCGACTTTCTGCTGCCCATGCTTGAGTACAATCCGGTCATTCGGGCGTCGGCAGCGGAGTGCCTGCAGCATCCGTGGCTGGAGCAGGAGGAGTTCGTCTAG